The sequence TCCGAAGATCACCCTGGCGTGCACGGAGTGCAAGGACCGGAACTACATCACCAAGAAGAACCGGCGCAACGACCCGGACCGCATCGAGCTGAAGAAGTTCTGCCCGCGCGACGGGAAGCACACCCTGCACCGCGAGACGCGCTGACCTTCGCGAAAGCGCGTTCGCAACGCTGAAAAGTCTCTCTCTGCGCCGCCCGGAGTCACTCCGGGCGGCGCAGAGTAGTTTGTGGGGTATGCCCCTGGATCAGACGTTTGCCGGCCGCACCTGGCCGCCCACCGAGACCTATCTCGTCGGCCGGGAGAAGATCCGCGAGTTCGCCCGCGCGATCGGCGCCACCGACGCCGAGTACCACGACCCCGAGGCGGCCCGCGCGATCGGCTACCCGGACGTGGTCGCCCCGCCGACCTTCCCGGTGGCGATCACCATGAGCGCCAGCCGCCAGGTGGTCAACGACCCCGCTCTGGGCCTGGACTACAGCCGCGTCGTGCACGGTGACCAGAAATTCGCCTACACCCGGCCGATGGTGGCCGGCGACGCGGTGGTGTGCGTGAACACGGTGGAGGAGATCACCACCCGGGGTGGCCACTGGTTCATCACGGTGCGCACCGACGTGCGTACCGAGGCCGGCGAGCCGGTCGTCACGGCGTGGTCGAAACTGGTGCAGCGCGGCGAGGAGACTGCCTGATGGACGACGTGCTCGAGCCGCAGACCTTCCGGATCACCCGGGCCGACCTGGTCCGCTACGCCGGCGCCTCCGGCGACTTCAACCCGATCCACTGGAGCGACCGGATCGCCACCGGGGTCGG is a genomic window of Actinoplanes teichomyceticus ATCC 31121 containing:
- the rpmG gene encoding 50S ribosomal protein L33, yielding MAKATDVRPKITLACTECKDRNYITKKNRRNDPDRIELKKFCPRDGKHTLHRETR
- a CDS encoding MaoC family dehydratase N-terminal domain-containing protein; this translates as MPLDQTFAGRTWPPTETYLVGREKIREFARAIGATDAEYHDPEAARAIGYPDVVAPPTFPVAITMSASRQVVNDPALGLDYSRVVHGDQKFAYTRPMVAGDAVVCVNTVEEITTRGGHWFITVRTDVRTEAGEPVVTAWSKLVQRGEETA